One window from the genome of Antechinus flavipes isolate AdamAnt ecotype Samford, QLD, Australia chromosome X, AdamAnt_v2, whole genome shotgun sequence encodes:
- the TIMM8A gene encoding mitochondrial import inner membrane translocase subunit Tim8 A: MDSSSSVAGLASVDPQLQHFIEVETQKQRFQQLVHQMTELCWEKCMDKPGPKLDSRAETCFVNCVERFIDTSQFILNRLEQTQKSRPAFSESLSE; encoded by the exons ATGGATTCCTCATCGTCCGTGGCGGGGCTGGCTTCCGTGGACCCGCAGCTGCAGCACTTCATCGAGGTGGAAACCCAGAAGCAGCGGTTCCAGCAGTTGGTGCACCAAATGACTGAACTGTGCTGG GAAAAGTGCATGGACAAGCCTGGGCCCAAGTTGGACAGTCGAGCCGAAACCTGTTTCGTGAACTGCGTGGAGAGATTCATCGACACGAGCCAATTCATCCTGAACCGACTGGAGCAGACGCAGAAGTCCAGGCCAGCCTTCTCCGAAAGCTTGTCCGAATGA